A DNA window from Salvelinus sp. IW2-2015 linkage group LG4q.1:29, ASM291031v2, whole genome shotgun sequence contains the following coding sequences:
- the actr6 gene encoding actin-related protein 6, translating to MTTLVLDNGAYSAKIGYSHEKVSVIPNCQFRSKTSRLKTFTANQLDEIKDPSGLFYILPFQKGYLVNWDVQRKVWDHLFGKEMFKVDFADTSVVITEPYFNFTSIQESMNEILFEEYQFQAALRINAGSLSAHRYFQVNNQELCCIVVDSGFSFTHIVPYCRGKKMKDGICRINVGGKLLTNHLKEIISYRQLHVMDETHVINQVKEDVCYVSQDFYKDMDIAQLKGEDNTVMRDYVLPDFSSIKKGFCKPREEMNFTGKYKTGEQILRLANERFAVPEMLFHPSDIGIHEMGIPEALVNSINNMPEEMQPHFYKNIVLTGGNTLFPGFRDRVYKEVRSLTPTDFQVSVLQPPNPISYPWEGGKLLAENPDFDEMVVTREDYEENGHFICEEKFDI from the exons ATGACCACTTTAGTTCTTGATAACGGAGCTTATTCGGCCAAAATTGGATACAGCCACGAAAAAGTCAG CGTTATCCCAAATTGTCAGTTTCGCTCCAAGACGTCAAGGTTGAAGACTTTTACCGCCAACCAACTGGATGAAATCAAGGATCCCTCAGGACTTTTCTACATTCTCCCTTTCCAAAAG GGTTACCTTGTTAATTGGGATGTCCAAAGAAAAGTGTGGGATCACCTCTTTGGAAAGGAAATGTTTAAG GTGGACTTTGCAGACACCAGTGTAGTGATCACAGAGCCCTACTTCAACTTCACCTCCATTCAGGAGTCCATGAATGAGATCCTGTTTGAGGAATACCAGTTCCAAGCAGCTCTCAGAATTAATG CTGGATCCCTGAGCGCCCACCGCTACTTCCAGGTGAACAACCAGGAGCTGTGCTGCATCGTGGTGGACAGTggcttctccttcacccacatAGTCCCCTACTGCAGGGGGAAGAAAATGAAGGATGGGATATGCAG GATCAACGTAGGAGGCAAGCTACTGACCAATCATTTGAAGGAGATTATTTCATATAG GCAGTTGCATGTCATGGATGAGACCCATGTGATCAATCAGGTGAAAGAGGATGTGTGCTATGTATCCCAGGATTTCTACAAGGACATGGATATAGCACA GTTAAAAGGAGAGGACAACACAGTGATGAGAGATTATGTGCTACCAGATTTCAGCTCCATCAAGAAGGGCTTTTGCAAG CCAAGAGAGgagatgaacttcacagggaaATACAAGACCGGAGAGCAGATCTTGCGCTTGGCCAATGAGAGGTTTGCCGTCCCAGAAATGCTCTTTCACCCCTCAGACATCGGCATCCATGAGATGGGCATCCCTGAAGCGCTAGTCAACTCCATCAACAACATGCCAGAGG AGATGCAGCCCCACTTCTACAAGAACATTGTCCTCACTGGGGGTAACACATTGTTCCCAGGGTTCAGAGATCGGGTGTACAAAGAGGTCCGCTCCCTCACCCCCACCGACTTCCAGGTTTCTGTGCTGCAGCCACCCAA TCCAATCTCCTACCCATGGGAAGGAGGCAAGCTCCTGGCAGAAAACCCAGACTTTGATGAGATGGTGGTCACTCGCGAGGACTATGAGGAGAATGGACATTTCATTTGTGAAGAAAAGTTTGATATCTAA